In Heptranchias perlo isolate sHepPer1 chromosome 16, sHepPer1.hap1, whole genome shotgun sequence, one genomic interval encodes:
- the LOC137333405 gene encoding uncharacterized protein — protein MEANGTAEVLNEYFASVFTNKEDAPKVTVKEEVVEILDGLKIDKEEQSSWISKLWKSLQPLHKVERKPSSKVFLNISKPTTVSDYLNICAVYYSELTDRRNETQSFVCTFYGRTMRNTQNLSYKSGVKPKCVPARAGPSVVGSFESVTKETAARRLYVLPWKQEHVGCVPPESLGGGAAMGVSMETGSQRCAAAANCRHQHHRCRFGAGRGSISGSRAAPGRANCATMATAQPSPGEEPQPLRAWRCPQHPFTGEQKAKLCGDVNLKVKQRTPSGSGSALRHNSGSGSALRDNSGSGSALRDNSGSGSALRDNSGSGSALRDNSGSGSALRDNSGSGSALRHNSGSGSALRDNSGSGSALRDNSGSGSALRDNSGSGSALRDNSGSGSALRDNSGSGSALRDNSGSGSALRDNSGSGSALRDNSGSGSALRDNSGSGSALRDNSGSGSALRDNSGSGSALRDNRRVNGSGLDPSSGGRFCFTSKSDRHWSTQGKKICFPQLQRQGGDGHTLDQLPYDKLFKKIREEEFALHAVVRNELSLYGAALFPIPTARHSQPMKSEFTKWFVTTAVISAVYIPHPMHPKFSNTNISV, from the exons CAAAGTTCATGGATTTCAAAGTTGTGGAAGAGTTTACAACCACTGCACAAGGTGGAAAGGAAGCCATCCTCGAAGGTGTTTTTAAACATCTCTAAGCCTACAACGGTTTCTGATTATCTTAACATTTGTGCAGTGTATTACTCTGAACTAACCGACAGAAG aaatgaaactcAGAGCTTCGTTTGCACTTTTTACGGAAGAACAATGAGAAACACCCAGAACTTAAGCTACAAAAGCGGCGTTAAACCCAAGTGTGTGCCGGCGAGGGCGGGCCCCTCAGTTGTTGGCTCTTTTGAGTCGGTAACCAAGGAAACTGCAGCGCGGCGTCTCTACGTGCTGCCATGGAAACAGGAGCACGTGGGTTGCGTTCCCCCGGAGTCGCTGGGCGGAGGGGCCGCCATGGGTGTTTCCATGGAGACAGGATCGCAGCGCTGCGCCGCTGCAGCCAATTGCAGGCACCAACACCATCGGTGCCGCTTTGGGGCGGGACGGGGAAGTATATCCGGGTCACGGGCGGCTCCAGGTCGGGCGAACTGTGCAACCATGGCAACCGCGCAGCCCAGTCCTGGGGAGGAACCTCAGCCTTTAAGGGC CTGGAGGTGTCCCCAACATCCCTTCACCGGTGAGCAGAAGGCCAAACTCTGCGGTGATGTAAATCTGAAAGTAAAACAGAGAACGCCCAGCGGGTCGGGCAGCGCCCTGAGACAcaacagcgggtcaggcagcgccCTGAGAGACAACAGCGGGTCGGGCAGCGCCCTGAGAGAcaacagcgggtcaggcagcgccCTGAGAGAcaacagcgggtcaggcagcgccCTGAGAGACAACAGCGGGTCGGGCAGCGCCCTGAGAGACAACAGCGGGTCGGGCAGCGCCCTGAGACAcaacagcgggtcaggcagcgccCTGAGAGACAACAGCGGGTCGGGCAGCGCCCTGAGAGACAACAGCGGGTCGGGCAGCGCCCTGAGAGACAACAGCGGGTCGGGCAGCGCCCTGAGAGACAACAGCGGGTCGGGCAGCGCCCTGAGAGACAACAGCGGGTCGGGCAGCGCCCTGAGAGACAACAGCGGGTCGGGCAGCGCCCTGAGAGAcaacagcgggtcaggcagcgccCTGAGAGACAACAGCGGGTCGGGCAGCGCCCTGAGAGAcaacagcgggtcaggcagcgccCTGAGAGACAACAGCGGGTCGGGCAGCGCCCTGAGAGACAACAGCGGGTCGGGCAGCGCCCTGAGAGACAACAGGCGAGTTAACGGGTCAGGTCTCGACCCTTCCTCAGGAGGCCGATTCTGTTTCACCAGTAAGAGTGACCGACACTGGTCAacacagggaaaaaaaatctgctttccCCAACTTCAGAGACAGGGAGGAGACGGTCACACGTTGGATCAGCTGCCTTATGAcaagttatttaaaaaaatacgCGAGGAGGAATTTGCTTTGCATGCTGTAGTTCGTAATGAACTTTCTTTATATGGGGCTGCTCTGTTTCCAATTCCCACAGCGAGACATTCACAACCCATGAAGTCTGAGTTTACTAAATGGTTTGTTACCACGGCTGTCATCTCTGCTGTGTATATACCCCATCCAATGCATCCAAAGTTTTCAAACACAAATATTTCAGTTTAG